In Candidatus Binatia bacterium, one DNA window encodes the following:
- a CDS encoding acyl-CoA reductase has translation MVKKPVRSIVAAISAAAARWIDGTFAPRVRALAEVSARTGYGEPSVEGAFDRLFGSLERDRIEAVITDELGSLDVLDRFVERDGRPRARALPVGRVCVLSSRTTIGVAIVPAVFALCAKCDVLVKDREDHLVAAFFATLIDQLPELRASLGAKQWDGKSDAHDLGGFDAVVVFGSDTSLTAIAAQLPHSTRFIPHGSKASAGYVARDALKSWAAAQALAERAAMDLLLYETEGCLSLHALFVERGGAVSPEQFGQMFGAILCAAAVDLPVGPPDARRVARLAMARDMAAFRGAEQEALVSDAAASYLLVMDPPWDEPPPFVSRMLPIRSVDAPSQVADYFIRHGVSVEALAVAGSRADLAEAAARMGAARVTAFGLLQSPEIGDFHGGRPRIAEFVRWISDERIGFET, from the coding sequence ATGGTTAAGAAGCCGGTGCGTTCCATCGTCGCGGCGATCTCCGCCGCGGCTGCTCGCTGGATTGATGGCACGTTCGCTCCTCGCGTCCGCGCGCTGGCTGAGGTCAGCGCGCGAACGGGATACGGGGAACCATCGGTCGAGGGTGCGTTCGATCGGCTTTTTGGTTCGCTCGAGCGCGATCGGATCGAGGCCGTCATCACGGACGAGCTTGGATCCCTCGACGTCCTCGATCGCTTCGTCGAGCGCGACGGGCGGCCGCGCGCGCGCGCCCTGCCGGTCGGCCGGGTCTGCGTGCTCTCCAGCCGCACGACGATCGGTGTCGCGATCGTACCGGCAGTCTTCGCGCTATGTGCGAAATGCGACGTGCTCGTCAAGGATCGCGAGGATCATCTCGTTGCGGCGTTCTTCGCGACGCTGATCGACCAGCTGCCCGAGCTGCGCGCATCGCTGGGCGCGAAGCAATGGGATGGCAAGAGTGACGCCCACGATCTCGGCGGCTTCGACGCGGTGGTCGTGTTCGGCAGCGACACGAGCCTGACTGCGATTGCCGCGCAGTTGCCGCACTCGACACGCTTCATTCCTCACGGATCGAAGGCAAGTGCGGGTTATGTGGCGCGCGATGCGCTGAAAAGCTGGGCCGCGGCGCAAGCGCTCGCGGAGCGCGCGGCTATGGACCTGCTCCTCTATGAGACGGAAGGCTGCCTCTCGCTGCACGCCCTGTTTGTCGAGCGCGGCGGCGCCGTCTCACCCGAACAGTTCGGCCAAATGTTCGGCGCCATACTGTGCGCCGCCGCGGTCGATCTTCCGGTCGGACCGCCCGACGCTCGGCGCGTCGCGCGCCTCGCGATGGCGCGCGACATGGCGGCCTTTCGCGGTGCCGAACAAGAGGCGCTCGTCTCGGACGCAGCAGCGAGCTATCTGCTGGTGATGGATCCACCCTGGGACGAGCCGCCGCCCTTCGTTTCACGGATGCTTCCCATCCGCTCCGTCGACGCGCCGTCGCAGGTCGCAGATTACTTCATCCGCCACGGCGTTTCCGTCGAAGCACTCGCCGTCGCCGGCAGCCGGGCCGACCTCGCCGAAGCGGCGGCGCGCATGGGCGCCGCGCGGGTTACGGCGTTCGGCTTGCTGCAATCACCGGAGATCGGCGATTTTCACGGCGGCCGGCCACGCATCGCCGAATTCGTTCGCTGGATCAGCGACGAGAGGATCGGCTTCGAGACGTGA
- a CDS encoding DUF1565 domain-containing protein, translating to MYRVWLSRLFLTAVAASALAGIVGGTACTRWGQPGPITPTLAPLVSIYVSANTGSDTSGNGSVTNPYKSLTKAVAVLVAAKSISPNGVTINLATGDYDAANGEKFPIVVPRSVSISGTNYGAGVKGGSFIDGFGEDTIFERIVHTARHSVYTTLEVVPPASVNFGAAYVGASKVKLPNSRALYASVDVIGMLSGSTANFGAGIASGARNLNGMLVASGTLSCDSCQIRGNGFGIGALTVPLPTSSPFSGVPSITLTHSRGDSTIGAQVADILTDGSANVNVSGETFARQGCAYTDSFAPVVPSTIRGGIDFGYGVAGSTGGNDFIGARTTEILVTRRNETVSALDDTWNPNQQRANRNGKYARKIPFGSGATGKNVTIVHSAVGSTVTVGPAPAPTPTPSTTPSGSPNPTSTPT from the coding sequence ATGTATCGAGTCTGGCTCTCGCGGCTGTTTCTCACGGCGGTCGCTGCAAGCGCCCTGGCCGGAATCGTCGGGGGTACGGCATGCACTCGCTGGGGTCAGCCGGGGCCGATCACACCGACGCTCGCGCCACTGGTGTCGATCTACGTCAGCGCGAACACGGGGAGCGACACGAGCGGCAACGGCAGCGTCACCAATCCGTATAAGTCGCTGACCAAAGCCGTGGCGGTGCTGGTCGCCGCGAAATCCATTTCCCCGAACGGGGTCACGATCAACTTGGCAACCGGAGATTACGACGCCGCCAACGGCGAAAAGTTCCCCATCGTCGTGCCGCGGAGCGTTTCCATCAGCGGAACGAACTACGGCGCGGGCGTTAAGGGCGGCTCCTTCATCGATGGCTTCGGCGAGGATACGATCTTCGAGCGCATCGTTCATACGGCGAGGCACAGCGTGTACACGACGCTCGAGGTCGTCCCGCCGGCGAGTGTCAACTTCGGAGCCGCGTACGTTGGCGCCTCGAAAGTCAAACTGCCAAACTCGCGCGCGCTCTACGCGTCGGTCGACGTCATCGGCATGCTGTCGGGATCGACGGCGAACTTCGGCGCCGGGATCGCCTCGGGCGCGCGGAATTTGAACGGCATGCTCGTGGCGAGCGGGACGCTCAGCTGCGACTCGTGCCAGATCCGCGGCAACGGATTCGGGATCGGTGCGCTCACGGTGCCCCTTCCGACCTCGTCGCCCTTCTCGGGAGTTCCCTCGATCACGCTGACCCACAGCCGCGGCGACAGCACGATCGGCGCGCAGGTGGCGGACATCCTTACTGACGGCAGCGCCAACGTAAACGTGTCCGGCGAGACCTTCGCGCGCCAAGGATGCGCGTACACGGATTCATTCGCGCCGGTCGTTCCGAGCACGATACGCGGAGGAATCGATTTCGGGTATGGCGTCGCGGGCTCGACCGGCGGCAACGACTTCATAGGCGCTCGAACCACGGAGATCTTGGTCACGCGCCGGAACGAGACCGTGAGCGCCCTCGATGATACGTGGAACCCCAACCAGCAACGCGCGAACCGAAACGGAAAATACGCTCGCAAGATCCCATTCGGATCGGGTGCCACAGGCAAGAACGTCACGATCGTGCACTCGGCGGTCGGCTCGACCGTCACCGTTGGTCCCGCCCCGGCGCCGACGCCCACGCCGTCCACGACTCCGTCGGGATCACCGAATCCGACGTCGACGCCGACATAG
- the trpC gene encoding indole-3-glycerol phosphate synthase TrpC, whose product MADTLQKIYAAKAATLEQERQREPYDALRVRALARVHERRGFLAALERASGNAIVAEIKRASPSAGLIARSFDVVAIARAYGAAGSDAISVLTERDHFLGELSYLDAVRAVSTCPLLRKDFMWTRYQIAQSAAYGADCVLLIVGGMDDATLRDCMDEASRYGLDVLAEVHDENELRRAGAAGANLVGINNRNLRTLETDLAVSEHLLPKVPAGVFAISESGMRDASDVARLRAAGARGFLIGEALMQSDDPKALIGALRRGAAGHAVR is encoded by the coding sequence ATGGCCGACACGCTGCAGAAGATCTACGCCGCGAAGGCGGCGACGCTCGAGCAGGAACGGCAGCGGGAGCCATACGACGCGCTTCGCGTTCGCGCACTCGCGCGCGTACACGAGCGCCGCGGGTTTCTCGCGGCGCTGGAGCGCGCCTCCGGCAACGCGATTGTCGCGGAGATCAAGCGCGCGTCGCCGTCGGCCGGCCTGATCGCGCGCAGCTTCGACGTCGTCGCCATCGCGCGCGCCTACGGGGCGGCCGGCAGCGATGCGATCAGCGTGCTAACCGAGCGCGACCATTTTCTCGGCGAGCTCTCGTACCTCGATGCGGTTCGCGCCGTCAGCACGTGTCCGCTGTTGCGCAAGGACTTCATGTGGACCCGTTATCAAATCGCCCAGTCGGCCGCGTACGGCGCGGACTGCGTGCTGCTGATCGTGGGAGGAATGGACGACGCGACCTTACGCGACTGCATGGACGAGGCGAGCCGCTACGGCCTCGACGTGCTGGCGGAGGTGCACGACGAGAACGAGCTGCGGCGGGCGGGCGCCGCCGGCGCAAACCTCGTGGGCATAAACAATCGGAATCTGCGTACGCTCGAAACCGATCTCGCCGTGAGCGAGCATCTCTTGCCGAAGGTGCCAGCGGGCGTGTTCGCGATTAGCGAGAGCGGCATGCGCGACGCCTCGGACGTCGCCCGGCTCCGCGCGGCCGGAGCGCGCGGCTTCTTGATCGGCGAGGCACTGATGCAATCCGACGACCCGAAGGCGCTGATCGGCGCGCTGCGGCGCGGCGCCGCGGGGCACGCGGTCCGGTAA
- the pruA gene encoding L-glutamate gamma-semialdehyde dehydrogenase, whose product MTTTTTHAPDTVATFINEQVNDFSDPADRAAMKAALESVRRDFGRSYPLVIGGRKIETAKKIRSINPANPKEVIGAVSSASKEQAVEAIEAAAHAFESWKRLTLPERASYLFRAAELLRERRFRYDALLVYEVGKSWIEADGDVAEAIDFLEFYAREALRFARPQPVVPIEGERNELVYIPLGVGAVIPPWNFAAAIMIGMTAAAIVSGNTVVLKPSSDSAVAAAWFVDLLREIGVPDGVVNFVPGSGGEIGDVIVTNPEIRFISFTGSKEVGLRINELAAKPQRGQKWIKRVIAEMGGKDSILVAADADVDAAVEGVAVSAFGFQGQKCSACSRAIVDEKIYDEFVDKLARRVRQIAVGDPADPANYMGPVVNEGALKSIERYIDKGRAEGRLVSGGKRVGQDGYFLEPTVIADVAPDAMIAQEEIFGPVLAVIKAKDFDDAMRIANNTEFGLTGSVYTSDEGKIRRARDDFFVGNLYFNRKSTGAMVGVHPFGGFNMSGTDSKAGGHDYLLLFMQAKSISRKV is encoded by the coding sequence ATGACAACGACGACGACGCACGCCCCCGACACGGTGGCAACCTTTATCAACGAGCAGGTGAACGACTTCAGCGATCCGGCCGACCGCGCGGCGATGAAGGCCGCGCTCGAATCGGTGCGACGGGATTTCGGGCGTTCCTACCCGCTCGTGATCGGTGGGCGCAAGATCGAGACCGCGAAGAAGATCCGGTCGATCAATCCGGCAAATCCGAAGGAGGTCATCGGAGCGGTCAGCAGCGCCTCGAAAGAGCAGGCGGTAGAGGCGATCGAAGCCGCAGCGCACGCCTTTGAATCCTGGAAGCGTCTGACGCTTCCGGAGCGCGCGAGCTACCTCTTCCGAGCCGCGGAGCTGCTGCGCGAGCGGCGCTTCCGTTACGATGCGTTGTTGGTGTACGAGGTCGGCAAGAGTTGGATCGAAGCCGACGGCGACGTCGCCGAAGCGATTGATTTCCTGGAGTTTTACGCGCGCGAGGCGCTGCGCTTCGCGCGTCCGCAGCCGGTGGTGCCGATCGAGGGCGAGCGCAACGAGCTCGTGTACATCCCGCTGGGTGTCGGCGCGGTCATTCCGCCGTGGAACTTCGCGGCCGCGATCATGATCGGAATGACGGCGGCGGCGATCGTCAGCGGAAACACCGTTGTGCTCAAGCCTTCGAGCGACTCGGCCGTCGCCGCCGCGTGGTTCGTGGATCTGCTGCGGGAGATCGGCGTGCCCGACGGCGTCGTCAACTTCGTGCCGGGATCCGGCGGCGAGATCGGCGACGTCATCGTGACTAACCCGGAGATCCGCTTCATTTCATTTACCGGATCGAAGGAAGTGGGGCTACGCATCAACGAGCTGGCCGCTAAGCCGCAGCGCGGGCAGAAGTGGATCAAGCGTGTGATAGCGGAGATGGGCGGCAAGGACTCGATCCTAGTGGCGGCCGACGCCGACGTCGACGCCGCCGTCGAGGGCGTTGCCGTCTCGGCGTTCGGCTTTCAGGGACAGAAATGCTCGGCGTGCTCGCGCGCCATCGTGGACGAGAAGATCTACGACGAGTTCGTCGATAAGTTGGCTCGCCGCGTGCGCCAGATCGCGGTCGGCGACCCCGCCGATCCCGCGAACTACATGGGTCCGGTCGTTAACGAGGGCGCGCTGAAATCGATCGAGCGCTACATCGACAAGGGTCGCGCGGAGGGCCGGCTCGTTTCGGGCGGCAAACGCGTCGGCCAGGACGGCTACTTTCTGGAACCCACCGTCATCGCCGACGTCGCCCCCGACGCGATGATCGCACAGGAAGAGATCTTCGGGCCGGTACTAGCGGTGATCAAGGCCAAGGACTTCGACGATGCGATGCGGATCGCGAATAACACCGAGTTCGGCCTGACCGGCTCAGTCTACACCAGCGACGAGGGCAAGATCCGGCGCGCGCGCGACGACTTCTTCGTGGGGAATCTGTACTTCAACCGGAAGAGCACGGGCGCCATGGTCGGCGTGCATCCGTTTGGCGGTTTCAACATGTCCGGCACCGACAGCAAGGCCGGCGGGCACGACTACCTGCTGCTGTTCATGCAGGCAAAGTCTATTTCAAGAAAAGTATGA
- a CDS encoding glyoxalase, protein MLFDHVDARVKSLDKARRLYDALLPAMGFSRIAEDAQTICYYRPGEDRAAPFFGIDRDPEHWPNGTRIALRAASRAEVDRLAAIAREAGATAFEGPEICEDYTPFYYAAFFEDAEGNKLEICYREKPAS, encoded by the coding sequence ATGCTATTCGACCACGTCGACGCACGCGTCAAGAGCTTGGATAAGGCTCGCCGCCTCTACGATGCCTTGCTCCCCGCGATGGGTTTCAGCCGGATCGCCGAGGACGCCCAGACCATCTGCTACTACCGGCCTGGCGAGGACCGCGCGGCGCCCTTCTTCGGGATCGACCGCGATCCGGAGCACTGGCCAAACGGCACGCGGATCGCGCTGCGGGCCGCCAGCCGCGCGGAGGTCGACCGCCTTGCAGCGATCGCGCGCGAGGCCGGCGCGACGGCATTTGAAGGGCCGGAGATCTGCGAGGATTACACCCCGTTCTACTACGCGGCGTTCTTCGAAGATGCCGAAGGCAACAAACTCGAGATCTGTTACAGGGAGAAGCCCGCGAGTTAG
- a CDS encoding Flp family type IVb pilin produces MLATLKFLGRDESAAAAVEYGILIALIALVALVGLTRLGNHVSAIYDQAGDD; encoded by the coding sequence ATGCTGGCTACACTCAAATTCCTCGGTCGAGACGAGTCCGCAGCCGCGGCGGTCGAGTACGGCATCCTGATCGCGCTCATCGCCCTCGTCGCGCTGGTCGGCCTGACCCGCCTGGGCAATCACGTCAGTGCCATTTATGACCAGGCCGGCGACGATTAG
- a CDS encoding tetratricopeptide repeat protein — protein sequence MHRALCCALSLGVLLVSTAAVAAAETTPPEVAQAERLYSDGRFKESLAILNAYLKDHPRDATALTDRGDDYEALNDQRSAIADYTAALSINPDYAYALASRCESYREVDDSQAALKDCDAAINLNPKSAYAYRERALLKVASNDLQAALADADQSVGLAPNNAFGFAVRCRIYVEMASYSKALSDCNSAIAIDNSEQYAYFQRGRVEIAQSQWNAAVADFEKTLLLDSSQTGSYYWLAIAQLNLGAYPAALAQADRYISSNVDDADGHLLRAQIEAKLGNTAEARTSAADALRHYRIVNDESGAAKAQALLDSLGASATPAPQ from the coding sequence ATGCATCGCGCGTTGTGCTGCGCCCTATCCTTGGGCGTGCTGCTCGTTTCGACGGCCGCGGTCGCCGCGGCCGAGACTACACCGCCCGAAGTCGCCCAGGCGGAGCGGCTCTACTCGGACGGTAGGTTCAAGGAGTCGCTCGCGATCTTGAACGCGTACCTCAAGGATCATCCGCGCGATGCGACGGCGCTGACCGACCGGGGCGACGACTACGAGGCGCTCAACGACCAGCGGTCCGCGATCGCGGACTACACCGCGGCGCTGTCCATCAATCCGGACTACGCCTACGCGCTCGCGTCGCGCTGCGAGTCGTACCGGGAGGTCGATGATTCGCAGGCGGCGCTGAAAGATTGCGACGCGGCGATCAACTTGAACCCCAAGTCTGCCTACGCCTACCGCGAGCGCGCTCTCCTCAAAGTCGCTAGCAACGACCTGCAGGCGGCGCTGGCCGACGCCGACCAATCCGTCGGCTTGGCGCCGAACAACGCCTTCGGTTTCGCCGTCCGCTGCCGGATCTACGTCGAGATGGCGAGCTACTCGAAGGCCCTGAGCGACTGCAACAGCGCGATCGCGATCGACAATTCGGAGCAGTACGCATACTTTCAGCGTGGCCGCGTGGAGATCGCGCAGAGCCAGTGGAACGCGGCGGTCGCCGATTTCGAAAAGACGCTGCTGTTGGACTCGAGTCAAACCGGGTCTTACTACTGGCTCGCAATCGCGCAGCTCAACCTTGGCGCGTATCCGGCGGCGCTCGCACAAGCGGATCGCTACATCAGCAGCAACGTCGACGATGCCGACGGCCACCTGTTGCGCGCGCAGATCGAAGCGAAACTCGGGAATACGGCGGAGGCTCGTACCTCCGCGGCCGATGCCTTGCGGCACTATCGCATCGTCAATGACGAATCGGGCGCCGCGAAGGCGCAGGCGCTCCTCGACTCGCTCGGCGCGAGCGCCACCCCGGCCCCTCAGTAA
- a CDS encoding cupin domain-containing protein, with translation MSDLPDFKFDLEKAEGWSGASGSAKQHTVNEFPVSQSFAAVSMRLRPGALRELHWHAIAAEWAYVISGRCRVTVIAPSGDAEISDFGPGDVWYFPKGHGHSIQGLAPDECHFLLIFDDGRFSEFGTFSITDWMARTPPDVLAQNLSLPPDAIARLPKEEVYIVQGDVPPPAPPAAMNANLEPSQLNHKFRLGAAPLMSFAGGSERLVSQQQFPISSTITGVLLTLRPGALRELHWHPNADEWQYYIKGRSEIGIFGANGKHRQDEFGPGQVAFINRGFGHYTRQIGNEETQILVAFNSPEYQEISLSAWLASNPPRLLADNFGIDVAVVEKMPHAARFIVGAAG, from the coding sequence ATGAGCGACCTTCCCGATTTCAAGTTCGACCTCGAGAAAGCCGAAGGCTGGAGCGGCGCGTCGGGCTCGGCAAAACAGCACACCGTGAACGAGTTTCCCGTGTCGCAGAGCTTTGCGGCCGTCTCGATGCGCCTGCGGCCAGGCGCGCTGCGCGAGCTGCACTGGCACGCTATCGCTGCCGAATGGGCCTACGTCATCTCCGGCCGTTGCAGGGTTACCGTGATCGCGCCGTCGGGCGATGCCGAGATCTCGGACTTCGGTCCCGGCGACGTCTGGTATTTCCCGAAGGGGCACGGGCATTCGATTCAGGGCCTAGCGCCGGACGAGTGTCACTTCCTCTTGATCTTCGACGACGGCCGGTTCTCCGAGTTCGGCACGTTCAGCATCACCGATTGGATGGCGCGCACGCCGCCCGACGTGTTGGCGCAGAACCTCAGCCTGCCTCCGGACGCGATCGCGCGGCTTCCGAAGGAGGAGGTCTACATCGTCCAGGGAGATGTCCCGCCGCCGGCGCCGCCCGCCGCGATGAACGCGAACCTCGAGCCGAGCCAGCTCAACCATAAGTTTCGGCTCGGCGCGGCGCCGCTCATGAGCTTCGCCGGCGGCAGCGAGCGGCTGGTCTCGCAGCAACAGTTTCCGATCTCTTCGACGATCACCGGCGTGTTGCTCACGCTCAGGCCGGGCGCACTGCGCGAGCTGCACTGGCATCCGAATGCGGACGAGTGGCAATACTACATCAAGGGGCGGTCCGAGATCGGGATCTTCGGCGCGAACGGCAAGCACCGGCAGGACGAGTTCGGCCCTGGGCAGGTCGCGTTCATCAATCGCGGCTTCGGACACTACACCCGGCAGATCGGCAACGAGGAGACGCAGATTCTCGTCGCGTTCAACAGCCCGGAATATCAAGAGATCTCGCTATCGGCGTGGCTGGCGTCGAACCCGCCGCGACTGCTCGCGGACAACTTCGGCATCGACGTCGCGGTGGTCGAGAAGATGCCGCACGCCGCGCGGTTCATCGTAGGAGCCGCAGGATGA
- a CDS encoding class I SAM-dependent methyltransferase encodes MTEKFWGRGVADWVGIQEPLHRPLYDALLDAFASNPGDKLLDAGCGSGVVCVLAAERGLDVTGVDASPAFIDVARERCPAGQFSVGDLREALPFEANSFHAVVFSNSLQFVPNASDAMREVARILRPGGRVAIAVFDAQEKCDGSRPIGAILSFLATPPPGSPGPFALSNEAMLEALVRGAGLDFEGVRRVETPWVYPDLETARRAFLSAGPSQQVRELGREVELRAAIDAANSSFRQPDGTYLLQNAFMFAIGRKPEAS; translated from the coding sequence ATGACGGAGAAGTTCTGGGGTCGCGGCGTCGCCGACTGGGTCGGAATCCAGGAGCCGCTCCACCGGCCACTCTACGATGCGCTGCTCGATGCTTTTGCGAGCAACCCGGGGGATAAGCTGCTCGACGCCGGCTGTGGAAGCGGCGTCGTGTGCGTGCTCGCAGCCGAGCGCGGCCTCGACGTCACCGGGGTCGACGCCTCGCCGGCGTTCATCGACGTCGCGCGCGAGCGCTGCCCGGCGGGGCAATTCTCCGTAGGCGACTTGCGCGAGGCGTTGCCGTTCGAGGCAAACTCATTCCATGCGGTCGTCTTTAGCAACTCGCTACAATTCGTGCCGAACGCGAGCGACGCGATGCGCGAGGTCGCGCGAATACTGCGGCCCGGCGGGCGCGTCGCGATCGCGGTCTTCGACGCGCAAGAAAAATGCGACGGAAGCCGGCCGATAGGCGCGATCCTGTCATTCTTAGCCACGCCGCCTCCCGGCTCGCCAGGTCCATTCGCGTTATCGAACGAGGCGATGCTCGAAGCGCTCGTCCGCGGCGCCGGGCTCGACTTCGAAGGCGTCCGCCGGGTCGAGACGCCTTGGGTTTATCCCGATCTCGAAACCGCGCGGCGCGCCTTTCTGTCGGCCGGTCCCTCGCAACAGGTGCGCGAGCTCGGACGCGAGGTGGAGCTGCGCGCCGCGATCGACGCCGCTAACTCATCGTTCCGTCAGCCCGACGGCACGTATCTGTTGCAAAACGCCTTCATGTTCGCGATCGGCAGGAAGCCGGAGGCGAGCTAA
- a CDS encoding 6-phosphofructokinase, whose amino-acid sequence MADTLAILVGGGPAPGINGVIASAAMEASKCGLRAIGIYDGYRDLAAGRAPKTVELSFDRVSRIHTSGGSILRTSRTNPAKDAATLQRCVDALGALDVRYLVCIGGDDTTFGAAKIAERTRGRIGVATVPKTIDNDLPLPDNAPTFGFETARSVGADILESLMEDARSTARWYVVVCMGRKSGSLALGMCKAAGSTLAVLPEEFPEHARLASVADTIVGAIVKRRSFGREHGVAVVAEGVAERIDDAALGATNFAHDAFGNVALADVPLGLVLRDTVRRRLSEIGLDSVVHAKDIGYELRCAKPLPFDVDYTRTLGFGAVRYLVDGGSGALIALSGGRLHPLSLEELLDEATGRIRTRQVDLTTEAYRVARDYMVYLEPADFTDREKLEALAAQTNLGPDEFRAQFERVALS is encoded by the coding sequence ATGGCTGACACGCTCGCGATCCTCGTCGGAGGCGGACCGGCGCCCGGAATCAACGGCGTCATCGCTTCGGCGGCCATGGAAGCGTCGAAGTGCGGGCTGCGCGCGATCGGCATCTACGACGGATATCGCGACCTCGCGGCCGGGCGCGCGCCTAAGACCGTAGAGCTCAGCTTCGACCGCGTATCCCGCATCCACACGAGCGGGGGCTCGATCTTACGCACGTCGCGCACCAACCCCGCAAAAGACGCGGCGACACTGCAGCGCTGCGTCGATGCGCTCGGCGCGCTGGACGTTCGCTACCTGGTCTGCATCGGCGGCGACGACACCACGTTCGGAGCCGCGAAGATCGCCGAGCGCACGCGCGGGCGGATCGGCGTGGCGACGGTGCCGAAGACGATCGACAACGACCTTCCGCTTCCGGACAACGCCCCAACGTTCGGATTCGAGACCGCGCGTTCCGTCGGTGCCGACATCCTCGAGAGCCTGATGGAAGACGCACGTTCGACGGCACGATGGTACGTCGTCGTCTGCATGGGCCGGAAGTCCGGCTCGCTCGCGCTCGGCATGTGCAAGGCCGCGGGCTCGACGCTGGCCGTGCTGCCCGAGGAGTTTCCCGAGCACGCGCGGCTCGCGTCCGTAGCCGACACGATCGTCGGCGCGATCGTGAAGCGCCGCTCGTTCGGCCGCGAGCACGGCGTGGCGGTGGTCGCCGAGGGTGTCGCCGAGCGAATCGACGACGCGGCGCTCGGCGCGACGAACTTCGCGCACGACGCGTTCGGTAACGTGGCATTGGCCGACGTTCCTCTCGGCCTCGTGCTGCGCGACACGGTGCGCCGGCGACTGAGCGAGATCGGACTCGACTCCGTCGTTCACGCGAAGGACATTGGCTACGAGCTGCGCTGCGCGAAGCCCCTGCCGTTCGACGTCGACTACACGCGCACGCTCGGGTTCGGTGCCGTGCGGTATTTGGTCGACGGCGGAAGCGGCGCGTTGATCGCGCTCTCCGGCGGCCGCCTACATCCGCTTTCACTCGAAGAACTGCTCGATGAGGCGACGGGACGAATACGAACGCGCCAGGTCGACCTGACGACCGAGGCCTATCGCGTGGCTCGCGATTACATGGTCTATCTCGAGCCGGCGGATTTCACCGATCGCGAAAAGCTCGAGGCACTCGCCGCGCAGACGAACCTCGGCCCCGACGAGTTTCGGGCGCAGTTCGAGCGGGTCGCGCTGTCTTAG